In Zingiber officinale cultivar Zhangliang chromosome 9B, Zo_v1.1, whole genome shotgun sequence, the genomic window ACGGAATTGagttttccagcctcttccatcgcAAAGCTTCAGATTCAGGCGAATGTTCCCACAAACGGtgctaaatttgatcctgtctgaacgcgATGAGATTGGGCACTGGCTCCGGTGACTGAGAAACAGTAAGCTTTTCAAGATCTGAAGGAACCCCCCGATGATACTGCACACactcaaacaatcaaacaaagcgttagtgaactaagaccagggtgggaattCCTGGCTAGccccttcgatgctcaagtcagttccttGCTCAAATGTGGAAGAAGAATAGTAACGAAAAATGCCAGGAAGACTAGTTTCAGATGCAAGTGTTTGTGTTCGCGTACCTTGCCAGCAAAGagaattttcctttttatatcacctcacataacctccgcgATCGTGAGGTGGTCTCCGgtctgttagagtttgttagaagatgagaaaaataCAAGTTGGACTTCGTACAATAATCCtctgagaaattttttttctaccaCAGATGTACTCTCTTTGTCGTTTATGATTTGAATCCTTGATATGATGACATATGCAAAAGAGTATATCGTTGTAATCACTTAAAGAACGAAGAAGCTTCAAGAGAATATTTCCCGACAAGTTTGCCAGGCTATCATAAAGTTATCAACTGCTTGTCTATTTAGATGTATATCGGTCGATCATTAAACCCATCGTATTTTGAGAATGTCCCCTTCTATTGAATGTATCCCAGCCGAACATGAAGTTGGTCATGCATTAAGAGTATCTTCTATTGAATATATCTTAGCCGGTCATAAAGCCAGTCGTACATTTAGAGTATCTTCTGTTGAATGTATCTCGGTCGATCATAAAGCTGGTCGTGCATTAAGAGTATcttctattgaatatatctcAGTCAGTCATAAAATCGGTCGTGCATTAAGAGTATCTTTTGTTGAATGTATCTAGGTCGGTCATAAAGTCGATCGTGTATTAAGAGTACCTTCAATTGAATGTATCTTAAAACTCACTTGGACCTTGGTCGATCGAGCGCACACAGAGAGTATTTCACTCGAACGGCTTTACCCAATCGAGCGTACACAGAGAGTCTTTCACTCGGTCAACCTTTGCTTGGCTAATCATAAGTTAAGAATTCTGTATGGTGCTAAGTGCTTTTATGCTCACTCAGTTGACTTTGCCCGATCGAGCGCACACAGAAAGTATTTCGCTCGATTGCCTTTCACTCGGCTAATCATATATTAAGAACCCTGTATGGTACTAAGTACTTTTATAGTCGCTCGATCAACCTTGCCCAATCGAGGGCATACAGAAAGTATTTCGCTCGATCAACCTTCGCTCAGCTAATCATATGTTAAGAACCTGTATAGTGCTAAGCACTCTTATGCTCGCTCGGACCTTGGCTGATCGAGCGCACACAGAGAGTATTTCGCTCGGTCGGCTTTACCCAATCGAGCGTACACAGAGAGTCTTTCACTTGGTCAACCTTCGCTCGACTAATCATATGTTAAGAAATAAGAACCCTGTATGGTGCTAAGGGCTTTTATGCTCACTCAGTtgactttgcccggtcgagcacaCACAAAAAGTATTTCTCTCGATTGGCTTTCACTCGGCTAATCATATATTAAGAACTCTGTATGGTACTAAGTGTTTTTATACTCGCTCAGTCGACCTTGCTCGGTCAAGGACATACAGAAAGTATTTCGCTCGATCAGCCTTCGCTCAGCTAATCATATGTTAAGAACCTTGTATAGTGCTAAGCGCTCTTATGCTCGCTCGGTCAACCTTGCCGGTCGAGTGCACACAGAAAGTATTTCGCTCGGTCGGTCTTTGCCCAGCCGATCATATGTTATATCCTAACTAAGGCTAAGCATCTCTAGGCCCGGCCGATTCTTCCCGTCCGGTCCTATGCCGGGAAACTCATGCTCGATCAAGTTCGGGCATCAACCCATCCTCTTAACTTTAGCTCTCACTTCACCTAAAGCCTCACTCATCACAACCCGTATCAACCGGTATATAGTGATAGCTATTCTATAGAGACAATTTCTATACTTAGGGATCATTTCCAACTGAATTAATGGACATGAAAACATGAATAATATCATACTGGATGCACCCGCCTCAGTAGGCTTATCAATTAAACTTCTATGATCCAAGCCCCGAAACATTAGAAAATGTTTATTAACACTTCTGTTATAACAAGTTTAAGCAGCAATAATATTAATAACGATATATCTAATCTTAAGGCCTGAACTTAATCAATGACAATATTACTGTACAAAAATGGAAATGGACACCTTCAGTACTGTATTAGACTTCTTATCAACCATCAGTAATTGACTGATAAAATCAACCAAATTGGAAGTTGGCTAGCACATTTAACTTTCAATTTAAAAGGTAGCAATTGCAAAGATATTCAGAATGATGATTTAGTTTATAAATATGTATTTGAAGTGATTGAATTACTCTTTTGAGAATGGCATCTAGGACCACCAACACGTGTGCTAAAAGGGACAACAAAATGGAGTTATCCTATACCTCCAAAGATCACCGTCATCGTTCCAATATCAGATCATAACAAACCGTACCTTAGGAAGATATGACATAATGCATTAGGCAAAACAACTAAAAGAAACAGAACGGCACGATCATAGTAGGCAAGATTCACTGGGCACAAAGCATGGGGAGTAACATAGTGGTAGGAAATATTTTCCCACTATGCAAATTCCCTACATAATAACCCCATTCCTTTTCCTGCGTTGATGGACTCCGATATGTATCACCAatgtataaaataattatttgtcCATaagttaaataataaatatagcaATCATAAAATTGATGTATAGATTTTAGTAGAACCATGTTGTATCGAACCATGCATATGCCTCAGCCATGGAATGATTAGTTTAGGATGGAGACTCCAAACATTATTTGTTAGTGAACTTTGGACCCTACTGGAGGTCATTTCATTTTCTAAAGATGATTTCCTCTTTGTTTGGAAATGCCAAAATGGCGTTCACTGTCTTGTCCTTGACTAGTGCAAAACCTCTCTTAATTGCATCTGATATGAAAAACAGCACAGAACGTAGAATTCATGTTGTCCTTCAAACAAGGATCTTCCTTAATGGATTTATTGTTGTACATAAAAATTGTCAGCTATCTGTTGAGAATAAGGATAGGACAATAAACATATCTCCTATTCAAGCATTTTCCAAAGTCATCGGTGATCGGAccaaaagaagagaaaaaaaaatgcaagaagCAAAAGGATCTTAAATGATGTTGTCGACTGTACTGTTCAGCAATTACACGTTAAAAGTAGAATTTAGAAGTAGTGGAAGAACATTTTGCCTTAGTTTTGTTGTTTCAAATTACTGTTGATGAGAGGGGAACAAATCAAGAAAGGACAAGAAGACATTCCGAAGCAGAGATTAGGCTTCATGACAGCTTTGGACAGGAAGAAAACAAAGAGAGTAGCGATCGGTAAATACCTTAGGGGATGGGACGAGTGCTCCGTCTTGCTGGCATGCACCTCCGGATCCGGCGACGACCCCATCCGCCTCCCAAAAGTCGGCGTCGCCGCCGCCTCCCCTGCCATCTTCCGCGAGCGGCGACCTCGAGCGCAGAAAGCGCTCGAAGATGGCCATGACGAGGAACATGGAGATGAGAACGGCGGTGGCCACGAACCCAAACGAGATGGCGTTCACTGAGTTGTCAAAATGCCGCCATCTAACCTCCTCTCTCACTGCTTCCGCTGCCGTCGCCGCCCTCAGCGGCGCCATCGCCGGCCCCCGATCCGCTCCATCGCCCTCGCATAACATATCCCTCAGCAGCAACCTAGCTTCCCCATTCCTCTCCCTTCCAGCTCAAAATAACCTCCCCGTGCGCATCACCCCTCGATCTAGCTTCGCTTCGCTTCGCTGCTGCCTCCCGTGCGAGAGGCAAAAGGAGGAGAGAGAGTGAGTGTGCGGAGCGACTTTTGAAGCCTGAGAGACGATCGACCTGCGACCGCCGCGGTCCCTCGACTGAGGCGCGCAGCGAGCCGAAGGGCCCTCTGTCATCCAGCACAGTGCTGCTTTCGCTTTACTACCCTTAACTTTCTCTTTAACTCCGACAATGCCATTGACATGCCAAGGTGTGACAGTGATAGGGGGAGGGTGTTTTAGGTATTTCGTCGAGAGTAGGCGTGACAGACAGGGGAGGGGCAGAGAATAGAGTGctagatggatagggacaaaagCTGACTGTAGGCG contains:
- the LOC122025713 gene encoding uncharacterized protein LOC122025713; protein product: MLCEGDGADRGPAMAPLRAATAAEAVREEVRWRHFDNSVNAISFGFVATAVLISMFLVMAIFERFLRSRSPLAEDGRGGGGDADFWEADGVVAGSGGACQQDGALVPSPKISMYSKEVSVLMPGHSTPTFIAYPAPAPCPPSHEHC